From Chryseobacterium muglaense, the proteins below share one genomic window:
- a CDS encoding ParA family protein, protein MSIISIITQKGGVGKTTTAIHVGAALAQKKGVNVLLVDFDSQKNLSMGYGIEDDYPYTVRNFLDNTGDFRLKHHGSSNVYILAGDALLEEEENYTRETLKKNLGNLLEQMPFDYVLIDCPPRPLMKKLTLGEMALCASDYVMSPIEAEQYSFAGIDNLLPAFMNIKENHNPELEFLGFFFNKVLTNTVNFRKYSEMIKQEKDANDYFFKTFIRQDMNIEKAKQEGKNIFQISMGSRAAEDYKSLVKEIKSKIKKYES, encoded by the coding sequence ATGTCGATTATTTCAATTATTACTCAGAAAGGTGGTGTAGGAAAGACTACAACTGCGATTCATGTAGGTGCAGCATTGGCACAGAAAAAAGGAGTAAATGTTTTACTCGTTGATTTTGATAGTCAAAAAAACTTATCGATGGGATATGGGATTGAAGATGACTATCCTTATACTGTCAGAAATTTCCTGGACAACACTGGAGATTTTCGATTAAAGCACCATGGAAGTTCTAATGTATACATTTTGGCAGGAGATGCCCTTCTTGAGGAAGAAGAGAATTATACTCGTGAAACTTTGAAGAAAAATCTCGGTAACCTTTTAGAGCAGATGCCTTTTGATTACGTTTTAATTGACTGCCCACCCAGACCATTGATGAAAAAACTTACTTTGGGAGAAATGGCTCTTTGTGCTTCAGATTACGTAATGTCTCCAATAGAAGCTGAGCAGTATTCTTTTGCAGGTATTGATAATCTTTTGCCAGCATTTATGAATATTAAAGAAAATCATAATCCAGAATTAGAATTTTTAGGATTCTTTTTTAATAAGGTGCTTACCAATACTGTTAACTTCAGGAAATATAGTGAAATGATTAAACAGGAAAAAGATGCTAATGATTATTTTTTCAAAACGTTCATTCGTCAGGATATGAATATTGAAAAAGCTAAGCAGGAGGGAAAAAACATTTTTCAAATAAGTATGGGAAGCAGAGCTGCGGAAGATTATAAAAGTTTAGTAAAAGAAATAAAATCTAAAATCAAAAAGTATGAAAGCTAA
- a CDS encoding IS5 family transposase, whose protein sequence is MYPTDLTQTQWQFIKKALDFDDRKRKYDLMVIWNAISYLVKTGCQWRLLPHDFPKWQLVYYYYSKWSNLEVFDLLLSKLREKVRQNRGQKAEASLGIMDSQSVRWGNNRSLNGYDGGKKVKGIKRHVVVDKNGFLLAVMVSVANIHDSKAALLLMKTLQYLLIPLDVILADGGYRGEIIEEIRIKFNYIIQIVMRSDKKIKEFEPIHKRWIIERTFSWFDNDRRLCRNYELLMETSENMVKLSAIKLLLNKI, encoded by the coding sequence ATGTATCCAACAGATTTAACCCAAACTCAGTGGCAATTTATAAAAAAAGCATTAGATTTTGATGATAGAAAACGGAAATATGATTTAATGGTTATTTGGAATGCGATTAGTTATTTGGTGAAAACAGGTTGTCAATGGCGGCTTTTACCTCATGATTTTCCAAAATGGCAATTGGTTTATTACTATTATTCAAAATGGTCAAATCTGGAGGTTTTCGATTTATTATTGTCAAAATTGAGGGAAAAAGTACGACAAAACAGAGGTCAGAAAGCCGAGGCAAGTTTGGGAATTATGGACAGTCAAAGCGTTCGTTGGGGAAATAACCGTTCGCTCAATGGTTATGACGGAGGTAAAAAAGTAAAAGGTATCAAACGACACGTTGTGGTAGATAAAAATGGTTTTTTATTAGCAGTAATGGTAAGTGTTGCCAATATTCACGACAGTAAAGCCGCATTATTATTGATGAAAACACTGCAATATTTATTGATTCCACTTGATGTAATCCTGGCAGATGGAGGTTACAGAGGTGAAATTATTGAAGAAATAAGAATTAAGTTTAATTATATCATTCAAATCGTTATGCGGAGTGACAAAAAAATAAAGGAATTTGAGCCAATTCATAAAAGATGGATCATAGAACGTACTTTTTCTTGGTTCGATAATGATAGAAGATTATGCAGAAATTATGAACTTCTAATGGAAACTTCAGAAAACATGGTCAAATTATCTGCCATAAAATTATTACTCAATAAAATTTAA
- a CDS encoding GLPGLI family protein: MKYKLLFSIILFIFSSRINAQNNNSDMEVVYRMKFIIDSTKTDYPIYVDNLRLLFNEESSVYFSQDTKSYYEFINKGISQMKDGKISLGSIPMQPKVKGSVYRVGETITATLPVGKYLYSFEEPKIEWQLLNDIKEIKGIKCGLAKTTLDTGGTFYAWYTINEYPFSEGPFRFKGLPGLILSVYNKNKTIEIDAVEIKKTQTEFEHYFSQMAIKIKNKAIFLKARREYFENPNIQRNQDIIIKDSNGSIINNNRMERLPNNVFLD; encoded by the coding sequence ATGAAATATAAATTATTATTTAGCATTATTTTATTCATTTTCAGTAGTCGTATAAATGCTCAAAACAATAATTCTGATATGGAAGTTGTTTACAGAATGAAATTTATTATTGACAGTACAAAAACTGATTACCCGATTTATGTAGATAATTTACGACTTTTATTCAATGAAGAATCTTCTGTTTATTTTAGTCAAGATACTAAAAGTTATTACGAGTTCATTAATAAAGGTATTTCCCAAATGAAAGACGGCAAAATATCTTTAGGATCAATTCCAATGCAACCAAAAGTAAAAGGATCGGTTTATAGAGTAGGTGAAACTATTACAGCTACATTACCAGTAGGAAAATATCTGTATTCATTTGAAGAGCCTAAAATTGAATGGCAACTTTTAAATGATATAAAAGAAATAAAAGGTATAAAATGTGGTTTGGCTAAAACTACCTTAGATACAGGTGGTACTTTCTATGCTTGGTACACAATAAATGAATATCCCTTTTCTGAAGGTCCTTTCAGATTTAAGGGGTTGCCCGGCTTAATATTAAGTGTTTACAATAAAAATAAAACAATTGAAATTGATGCGGTAGAAATTAAAAAAACTCAAACCGAGTTTGAGCATTATTTTAGCCAGATGGCAATAAAAATAAAAAATAAGGCTATTTTTTTAAAAGCAAGAAGAGAATATTTTGAAAACCCCAATATTCAAAGGAATCAAGATATAATAATTAAAGATAGTAATGGTAGTATTATTAACAATAATAGAATGGAAAGACTTCCAAATAATGTTTTTTTAGATTAA
- a CDS encoding NUMOD4 domain-containing protein: MKVPAEFEDEYVKDVLYNTSLRDLQDEEWKLIEGFENYAISNYGRIKSRERFVPLPTGQDWKLSERIMKLIFVKQVNAYLTSCSYNVHCTLSLDGKKYRKSVARLVYHHFVEKFDMNDRLIVIISNDDNGLHVNFGNLLKISVREKRLKTFYNNRARNRNVIYQQPVKQYTVDGKLMASFDSIYEAADQIRQSAESIMNVIQREFLTAGGFRWFLQTYTPDKTDFAVSSQPDTIPDILNTSLWQKLGRPNIDIENPPACMNMSLQDLPEEEWKSVPGYDNRFLISSKGRIKRTSGWTASGRKIFLKEQILAQYIDTKGPYQSLFTILNYKGKKRFITISKFLFYCFVKEFDMSGKTLCVVNNNDPFWKLNLSKLSLHSIHSVLKKIN, encoded by the coding sequence ATGAAAGTTCCCGCAGAATTTGAAGATGAGTATGTAAAAGATGTACTGTATAATACTTCTTTGAGAGATTTGCAGGATGAAGAGTGGAAACTAATCGAGGGTTTTGAAAATTATGCCATTTCAAATTATGGACGGATAAAGAGTAGAGAACGATTTGTACCTCTTCCGACGGGACAGGATTGGAAGTTGTCTGAACGGATTATGAAACTTATTTTTGTAAAGCAAGTGAATGCCTACCTCACGAGTTGTAGCTACAACGTCCATTGTACACTAAGTCTGGATGGTAAAAAATACAGGAAATCAGTAGCACGTCTAGTATATCATCATTTTGTTGAAAAGTTTGACATGAATGATCGGTTAATTGTAATTATTTCAAATGATGATAACGGACTTCATGTGAATTTTGGTAATTTATTAAAGATTTCGGTAAGGGAAAAAAGATTAAAGACATTTTACAATAATAGGGCAAGAAACCGCAATGTTATCTATCAGCAGCCAGTTAAACAATATACAGTTGACGGTAAACTGATGGCTTCATTTGATAGTATTTACGAAGCTGCTGATCAGATAAGACAAAGTGCTGAATCTATTATGAATGTTATTCAGAGAGAGTTTTTGACAGCCGGAGGATTTCGTTGGTTCTTACAAACCTATACCCCTGATAAGACAGATTTTGCCGTAAGTAGTCAGCCTGATACTATACCCGATATACTTAATACCTCTCTGTGGCAAAAGCTGGGAAGACCAAATATTGATATTGAAAATCCTCCTGCATGCATGAATATGTCTTTACAAGATTTACCGGAGGAAGAATGGAAGTCTGTTCCAGGTTATGATAATAGATTTCTTATATCTAGTAAAGGAAGGATTAAGAGAACAAGTGGATGGACTGCGTCAGGAAGAAAAATTTTTCTAAAAGAGCAAATTTTAGCACAATATATTGATACCAAAGGACCTTATCAGTCTTTATTCACCATTTTGAATTATAAAGGGAAGAAGAGATTTATCACCATTTCCAAATTTTTATTTTACTGCTTTGTGAAAGAATTTGATATGTCCGGGAAAACCTTATGTGTCGTTAATAATAATGACCCATTCTGGAAGTTAAATCTAAGTAAGCTGTCCCTGCATTCTATACATTCAGTGCTTAAAAAAATAAATTGA